A genome region from Corynebacterium uberis includes the following:
- the fusA gene encoding elongation factor G translates to MAQEVLKDLHKVRNIGIMAHIDAGKTTTTERILFYTGINRKVGETHDGASTTDWMEQEKERGITITSAAVTCFWNGHQINIIDTPGHVDFTVEVERSLRVLDGAVAVFDGKEGVEPQSEQVWRQAAKYDVPRICFVNKMDKLGADFYYTVGTIVDRLGAKPLVLQLPIGAEDDFDGVVDLINMEAIMWPGKVEVGAEPTHTEIPAELQDKAEEYREKLLEAVAESDEALMEKYFGGEELTVEEIKGAIRKMTVNSELYPVLCGTAYRNKGVQPLLDAIVDYLPTPLDVGEVHGHKVGDESVELTRKPSDDTPLSALAFKIAAHPFFGKLTFVRVYSGTLEPGDQVLNSTKGKKERVGKIFQMHSNKENPVDFAHAGNIYAVIGLKDTTTGDTLCAQSDPIILESMDFPDPVIKVSIEPKTKSDQEKLGVAIQKLAEEDPTFTVELDEETGQTVIGGMGELHLDVLVDRMKREFKVEANVGAPQVAYRETIRKPVEKLEYTHKKQTGGSGQFAKVIIALEPYNPSEDELEEGESATYKFDNAVTGGRVPKEYIPSVDAGIQDAMQYGYLAGYPLVNIKATLLDGAYHEVDSSEMAFKIAGSQALKEAVAKAKPILLEPLMAVEVITPEEYMGEVIGDINSRRGQVSAMDDRAGAKVVKAKVPLSEMFGYVGDLRSKTQGRANYTMIFDSYGEVPSSVSQQIIEERGGH, encoded by the coding sequence GTGGCACAAGAAGTGCTCAAGGACCTCCACAAGGTCCGCAACATCGGCATCATGGCGCACATCGACGCCGGTAAGACCACCACGACCGAGCGCATCCTCTTCTACACGGGTATCAACCGCAAGGTCGGCGAGACCCACGATGGCGCCTCCACCACCGACTGGATGGAGCAGGAAAAGGAACGCGGCATCACCATTACGTCTGCCGCCGTGACCTGTTTCTGGAACGGCCACCAGATCAACATCATCGACACCCCGGGCCACGTCGACTTCACCGTCGAGGTGGAGCGCTCCCTGCGCGTGCTCGACGGTGCCGTCGCCGTCTTCGACGGCAAGGAAGGCGTGGAGCCGCAGTCCGAGCAGGTGTGGCGCCAGGCCGCCAAGTATGACGTCCCGCGTATCTGCTTTGTCAACAAGATGGACAAGCTGGGCGCTGACTTCTACTACACCGTGGGCACCATCGTGGACCGCCTCGGCGCCAAGCCGTTGGTCCTCCAGCTGCCCATCGGCGCCGAGGATGACTTCGACGGCGTGGTCGACCTGATCAACATGGAGGCCATCATGTGGCCGGGCAAGGTTGAGGTTGGTGCCGAGCCGACCCACACCGAGATCCCCGCCGAGCTCCAGGACAAGGCCGAGGAATACCGCGAGAAGCTACTCGAGGCCGTTGCCGAGTCCGACGAAGCCCTCATGGAGAAGTACTTCGGCGGCGAGGAACTCACCGTCGAGGAAATCAAGGGCGCCATCCGCAAGATGACCGTCAACTCTGAGCTCTACCCCGTGCTGTGCGGTACCGCCTACCGCAACAAGGGCGTGCAGCCGCTTCTCGACGCCATCGTGGACTACCTGCCCACTCCCCTCGACGTCGGAGAGGTGCACGGTCACAAGGTCGGCGACGAGTCGGTTGAGCTGACCCGTAAGCCCTCCGATGACACCCCGCTGTCCGCCCTGGCCTTCAAGATCGCGGCACACCCGTTCTTTGGCAAGCTCACCTTCGTGCGCGTCTACTCCGGCACGCTGGAGCCGGGCGACCAGGTGCTCAACTCCACCAAGGGCAAGAAGGAGCGCGTGGGCAAGATCTTCCAGATGCACTCCAACAAGGAAAACCCGGTGGACTTCGCCCACGCCGGCAACATCTATGCCGTCATTGGCCTGAAGGACACCACCACCGGCGACACCCTGTGCGCCCAGTCCGACCCGATCATCCTGGAGTCCATGGACTTCCCGGACCCGGTTATTAAGGTCTCCATCGAGCCGAAGACCAAGTCCGACCAGGAGAAGCTGGGCGTGGCCATCCAGAAGCTCGCCGAAGAGGACCCGACGTTTACCGTCGAGCTCGACGAGGAGACCGGCCAGACCGTCATCGGCGGCATGGGCGAGCTCCACCTGGACGTCCTGGTGGACCGCATGAAGCGCGAGTTCAAGGTTGAGGCCAACGTGGGCGCCCCGCAGGTTGCCTACCGCGAGACCATCCGCAAGCCCGTGGAAAAGCTGGAATACACCCACAAGAAGCAGACGGGTGGTTCCGGCCAGTTCGCCAAGGTCATCATCGCCCTGGAGCCCTACAACCCGAGCGAGGACGAGCTGGAGGAAGGCGAGTCCGCAACCTACAAGTTCGACAACGCCGTCACCGGTGGTCGCGTGCCCAAGGAGTACATCCCCTCCGTGGACGCCGGCATCCAGGACGCCATGCAGTACGGCTACCTGGCCGGCTACCCGCTGGTCAACATCAAGGCCACCCTGCTCGACGGCGCCTACCACGAGGTGGACTCCTCCGAAATGGCCTTCAAGATCGCCGGTTCCCAGGCGCTCAAGGAGGCCGTGGCCAAGGCTAAGCCGATCCTGCTCGAGCCGCTCATGGCCGTCGAGGTGATCACGCCCGAGGAGTACATGGGCGAAGTCATCGGCGACATCAACTCCCGCCGCGGCCAGGTCTCCGCCATGGATGACCGCGCCGGTGCGAAGGTTGTCAAGGCCAAGGTGCCGCTGTCCGAGATGTTCGGCTACGTCGGCGACCTGCGCTCCAAGACGCAGGGCCGCGCCAACTACACCATGATCTTCGATTCCTATGGTGAGGTGCCCTCCAGCGTTTCCCAGCAGATCATCGAGGAGCGTGGCGGCCACTAA
- the rpsL gene encoding 30S ribosomal protein S12: MPTIQQLVRKGRHDKTAKVSTAALKGSPQRRGVCTRVYTTTPKKPNSALRKVARVRLTSGIEVSAYIPGEGHNLQEHSMVLVRGGRVKDLPGVRYKIIRGTLDTQGVKDRKQARSRYGAKKEK, encoded by the coding sequence ATGCCCACTATTCAGCAACTCGTGCGCAAGGGGCGTCACGATAAGACGGCGAAGGTCTCCACCGCCGCCTTGAAGGGCTCCCCGCAGCGCCGTGGCGTGTGCACCCGCGTGTACACCACCACCCCTAAGAAGCCGAACTCCGCCCTTCGGAAGGTCGCCCGTGTGCGCCTGACCTCCGGCATCGAGGTCTCCGCCTACATCCCGGGCGAGGGCCACAACCTGCAGGAGCACTCCATGGTGCTCGTGCGCGGCGGCCGCGTGAAGGACCTTCCGGGTGTGCGTTACAAGATCATCCGCGGCACCCTGGACACCCAGGGCGTGAAGGACCGCAAGCAGGCCCGTTCCCGCTACGGCGCAAAGAAGGAGAAGTAA
- a CDS encoding anaerobic ribonucleoside-triphosphate reductase activating protein, translating into MPDLAIAGLIPFSATDWPDHLTATIFTQGCPWRCTYCHNPTLQPFRSGEVTFADVLDHLDQRRELLDGLVISGGEPTAQPHLPHAIAATHHHGFKVGLHTCGYAPKRLAALLDAPATTPDWIGIDIKALPADLPAVVGRPAHIAAASWQSLRIVAASGIDCQIRTTVWPNSILEKHLPQLQDEVAALGHTLHVQWARGVDAEGVYMQQAG; encoded by the coding sequence ATGCCTGACCTTGCCATCGCCGGGCTAATCCCCTTCTCCGCCACCGATTGGCCCGACCACCTCACCGCCACCATCTTCACCCAAGGCTGCCCCTGGCGCTGCACCTACTGCCACAACCCCACCCTCCAACCCTTCCGCAGCGGTGAGGTGACCTTCGCTGACGTGCTCGACCACCTGGATCAGCGCCGCGAGCTTCTCGACGGCCTGGTCATCTCCGGCGGCGAACCCACCGCACAACCCCACCTGCCCCACGCCATCGCCGCCACCCACCACCACGGCTTCAAGGTAGGACTGCACACCTGCGGCTACGCACCCAAACGCCTCGCCGCGCTTCTCGACGCCCCCGCCACCACCCCCGACTGGATCGGCATCGACATCAAAGCCCTACCCGCCGACCTGCCCGCCGTGGTCGGCCGCCCCGCCCACATCGCCGCAGCCTCCTGGCAATCCCTGCGCATCGTCGCCGCCAGCGGCATCGACTGCCAGATCCGCACCACCGTCTGGCCCAACAGCATCCTGGAAAAGCACCTACCCCAACTCCAGGATGAGGTAGCCGCCCTGGGCCACACCCTGCACGTCCAATGGGCCCGCGGAGTCGACGCGGAAGGGGTGTATATGCAGCAGGCAGGGTGA
- a CDS encoding MFS transporter, with protein MIKAHSDRTVLVLAGAELLGAIGMQIAVFALPLAALEVFDASPMQVACLNLMESAAALAFGLVVAAFIDRVPGATAITIANALRLIGCASVALSLYACPAFAILFVCFFILGVSNLINEAGVNSTIVSVVGRNTQSLNRANSLLRSSGVISELGGIALGGIVVSVLTFATTMAVGGVSFGLALGLSLILWVGLRRSGKLGEYFSRARADAVDESSSELHGSSLRGLRYIFGSIFLKRLTLTSFHFNFFSAVFQAVFVVYCVQVLGFRPWALSVVGVAGAIGGLVGAVAASTSFSSERARGIYALSIGLPALSIALMLASQLSESTLVRVSIVGLAEFIFGLCMVLCIVLFNTARQQCSPDSMVGEISATERTIALAGEVPGFLIGGVLATAFSLQLAMWVAVAGIVFAPAWLWRLRVWPSEAGIGSTTVEKEIV; from the coding sequence ATGATCAAGGCACATAGTGACCGGACAGTGTTGGTGCTCGCCGGTGCTGAACTTTTAGGCGCTATAGGCATGCAAATAGCGGTGTTTGCGCTCCCGCTGGCAGCACTCGAAGTCTTCGATGCTTCGCCCATGCAGGTGGCATGCCTCAACCTCATGGAATCTGCCGCCGCCCTGGCGTTTGGGCTTGTGGTAGCGGCGTTCATCGACCGCGTGCCAGGAGCCACGGCAATCACCATCGCCAATGCTCTCCGGCTGATCGGATGCGCCTCGGTTGCGCTTTCCCTCTATGCGTGTCCTGCTTTCGCCATACTGTTTGTTTGCTTTTTTATTTTGGGAGTGTCCAACCTTATTAATGAGGCCGGGGTCAATTCAACGATTGTTTCGGTCGTCGGCCGCAACACTCAATCTCTGAATAGGGCAAACTCGCTGCTTCGCAGCTCTGGTGTCATCTCAGAGCTGGGTGGAATTGCGCTCGGCGGCATCGTGGTCAGTGTGCTGACGTTTGCCACCACTATGGCAGTTGGTGGGGTGAGCTTCGGCCTGGCCCTTGGTCTTTCTTTAATCCTGTGGGTTGGGCTTAGGCGTTCGGGCAAGCTTGGTGAGTATTTTTCCCGCGCCCGGGCAGATGCGGTCGATGAGTCCTCTTCGGAACTTCATGGATCTTCGCTCAGGGGCTTGCGGTATATCTTTGGAAGCATTTTTCTCAAAAGGCTTACCCTTACCTCGTTTCACTTCAACTTCTTCAGCGCGGTCTTCCAGGCCGTGTTCGTGGTGTATTGCGTCCAGGTCTTGGGCTTCAGGCCGTGGGCCTTGTCCGTCGTGGGCGTAGCTGGCGCGATAGGGGGTTTGGTGGGGGCGGTGGCGGCAAGTACCTCGTTTTCTTCTGAGAGGGCGAGGGGGATCTATGCATTATCTATAGGACTGCCAGCGCTGAGCATTGCTCTCATGCTCGCTTCGCAACTGAGTGAATCAACCCTCGTTCGTGTATCGATTGTTGGGCTAGCGGAATTTATTTTCGGCTTATGTATGGTCCTGTGCATCGTCCTATTTAATACGGCCAGGCAGCAATGCTCGCCGGACTCAATGGTAGGCGAGATCTCGGCAACGGAACGCACGATTGCTCTTGCGGGAGAGGTCCCTGGCTTTTTGATTGGCGGGGTTCTGGCTACGGCATTTTCCTTGCAATTAGCAATGTGGGTAGCGGTTGCAGGGATTGTCTTCGCTCCGGCGTGGCTCTGGCGTTTGCGGGTGTGGCCCTCGGAGGCTGGCATCGGGTCCACAACTGTGGAAAAGGAGATCGTGTGA
- a CDS encoding DNA-directed RNA polymerase subunit beta': protein MFDVNLFDELRIGLATADDIRRWSKGEVKKPETINYRTLKPEKDGLFCERIFGPTRDWECACGKYKRVRYKGIICERCGVEVTKSKVRRERMGHIELAAPVTHIWYFKGVPSRLGYLLDLAPKDLERIIYFAANIITSVDDEARHADLTTLEAEMLLEKKDAEADAESEIAERAQKLEEDLAELEAAGAKADARRKVQNAANKEMQHIRERAEREVDRLDEIWQTFVKLAPKQMIIDENIYSELVDRYEDYFTGGMGAEAIQTLIRNFDLDAEAESLRETINNGKGQKKMRALKRLKVVAAFQRSGNDPAGMVLDAIPVIPPELRPMVQLDGGRFATSDLNDLYRRVINRNNRLKRMIDLGAPEIIVNNEKRMLQESVDALFDNGRRGRPVTGPGNRPLKSLSDLLKGKQGRFRQNLLGKRVDYSGRSVIIVGPQLKLHECGLPKLMALELFKPFVMKRLVEHDYAQNIKSAKRMVERQRPEVWDVLEEAIAEHPVMLNRAPTLHRLGIQAFEPKLVEGKAIQLHPLACEAFNADFDGDQMAVHLPLSAEAQAEARVLMLASNNILSPASGKPLAMPRLDMVTGLYFLTMDKGEDEIGGQGAYREATEDAPARGVYTSMAEAIMARDRGVLGLQAPIHVRISHLRPPQDIEAEQFPDGWERGQEWLAKTTLGRIMFNELLPWDYPYLEGVMVRKGGGSGKILLGDVINELAATYPMITVAQTMDKMKDAGFYWATRSGVTISMSDVLVLPNKHEILERYEADARQIERKFWEQGALTERERYDRLVELWKDATDEVGEAVEKLYPDDNPIPMIVKSGAAGNMRQIWTLAGMKGMVVNSKGDYITRPIKTSFREGLSVLEYFNNSHGSRKGLADTALRTADSGYLTRRLVDVAQDVIVREEDCGTRQGVRVPVTEALVDAAGTVTGHVPHPLIETSVAGRVLATDVKGEDGELILAGGSDLTEANIALLVDAGVADVKVRSVMTCQTPTGVCAKCYGKSMASGHQVDIGEAVGIVAAQSIGEPGTQLTMRTFHQGGVGGDITGGLPRVQELFEARVPKNRAPIASVAGTIHLEDEGNFYTLTITPDDGGDNVVYEKLSKRQGLAQVRRPMESNPQAMIERALREGDHVDVGDRLLRGPADPHDVLEVLGRRGVEKHLIDEVQAVYRTQGVAIHDKHIEIIIRQMLRRGTVIDSGDTEFLPGTLADLSEAKAANAEAIAAGGRPAELRSEIMGITKASLATESWLSAASFQETTRVLTDAAINKRSDKLIGLKENVIIGKLIPAGTGISRYRNISVKPTEAARNAAYAIPTYGDSIYSEEGYGDFTGASVPLDEAFDM from the coding sequence GTGTTTGACGTCAACCTCTTCGACGAGCTTCGGATCGGCCTGGCCACTGCCGACGACATCCGTCGGTGGTCCAAGGGCGAGGTAAAGAAGCCGGAGACCATCAACTACCGCACCCTCAAGCCGGAGAAGGACGGCCTGTTCTGCGAGCGCATCTTTGGCCCCACCCGGGACTGGGAGTGCGCCTGCGGTAAGTACAAGCGAGTCCGCTACAAGGGCATCATCTGTGAACGCTGTGGCGTCGAGGTGACCAAGTCCAAGGTGCGCCGTGAGCGCATGGGCCACATTGAGCTCGCCGCACCCGTGACCCACATCTGGTACTTCAAGGGTGTGCCCTCTCGCCTGGGCTACCTGCTGGACCTGGCTCCGAAGGACCTGGAGCGCATCATCTACTTCGCGGCCAACATCATCACCAGCGTTGATGATGAAGCCCGCCACGCCGACCTGACCACTCTGGAAGCCGAGATGCTGCTGGAGAAAAAGGACGCGGAGGCCGACGCGGAGTCGGAGATCGCCGAGCGTGCCCAGAAGCTGGAAGAAGACCTGGCCGAGTTGGAGGCCGCCGGCGCCAAGGCCGACGCGCGCCGCAAGGTGCAAAACGCCGCCAACAAGGAGATGCAGCACATCCGCGAGCGCGCCGAGCGCGAGGTGGATCGCCTGGACGAGATCTGGCAGACCTTTGTCAAGCTCGCGCCCAAGCAGATGATCATCGATGAGAACATCTACAGCGAGCTCGTCGACCGCTATGAGGACTACTTCACCGGCGGCATGGGCGCTGAGGCCATCCAGACCCTGATCCGTAACTTTGATCTCGACGCGGAGGCGGAGTCCCTGCGCGAGACCATCAACAACGGCAAGGGCCAGAAGAAGATGCGCGCGCTCAAGCGCCTCAAGGTCGTCGCCGCGTTCCAGCGTTCCGGTAATGATCCGGCCGGCATGGTGTTGGATGCCATCCCGGTCATCCCGCCGGAGCTGCGCCCGATGGTTCAGCTTGACGGTGGCCGCTTTGCCACCTCGGACTTGAACGATCTCTACCGCCGCGTGATCAACCGCAACAACCGCCTCAAGCGCATGATTGACCTCGGCGCGCCCGAGATCATTGTGAACAATGAGAAGCGCATGCTGCAGGAGTCCGTGGATGCGCTGTTTGATAACGGCCGTCGTGGCCGTCCTGTCACCGGCCCGGGTAACCGCCCGCTGAAGTCCCTGTCTGATCTGCTCAAGGGCAAGCAGGGCCGCTTCCGCCAGAACCTGCTGGGTAAGCGTGTGGACTACTCCGGCCGTTCGGTGATTATCGTCGGCCCGCAGCTCAAGCTGCACGAGTGTGGTCTGCCCAAGCTCATGGCGCTGGAGCTGTTCAAGCCCTTCGTCATGAAGCGCCTGGTGGAGCACGATTACGCCCAGAACATCAAGTCCGCCAAGCGCATGGTGGAGCGCCAGCGCCCCGAGGTGTGGGACGTGCTGGAAGAGGCTATCGCCGAGCACCCGGTGATGCTCAACCGCGCCCCGACGCTGCACCGCCTGGGTATCCAGGCCTTCGAGCCCAAGCTCGTGGAGGGTAAGGCCATCCAGCTGCACCCGCTGGCGTGTGAGGCCTTCAACGCCGACTTCGACGGCGACCAGATGGCCGTGCACCTGCCGCTGTCGGCAGAGGCGCAGGCGGAGGCCCGCGTGCTCATGCTCGCCTCCAACAACATCCTGTCGCCGGCCTCCGGCAAGCCGCTGGCCATGCCGCGTCTGGATATGGTTACCGGCCTGTACTTCCTCACCATGGATAAGGGTGAAGATGAGATCGGCGGCCAGGGCGCCTACCGCGAGGCCACCGAGGATGCTCCCGCACGCGGCGTGTACACCTCCATGGCGGAGGCGATCATGGCGCGCGACCGTGGCGTGTTGGGCCTGCAGGCCCCCATCCACGTGCGCATCTCTCACCTGCGCCCGCCGCAGGATATTGAGGCTGAGCAGTTCCCCGATGGCTGGGAGCGCGGCCAGGAGTGGCTGGCTAAGACCACGCTGGGTCGCATCATGTTCAACGAGCTGCTGCCGTGGGATTACCCGTACCTTGAGGGCGTGATGGTCCGCAAGGGCGGCGGGTCCGGCAAGATCCTGCTCGGCGACGTGATCAATGAGCTGGCTGCCACCTACCCCATGATCACCGTGGCGCAGACCATGGACAAGATGAAGGACGCCGGGTTCTACTGGGCCACCCGTTCCGGCGTGACCATCTCCATGTCTGACGTGTTGGTGCTGCCCAACAAGCATGAGATCCTGGAGCGCTACGAGGCGGATGCCCGTCAGATCGAGCGGAAGTTCTGGGAGCAGGGCGCGCTGACCGAGCGCGAGCGCTACGACCGCCTCGTGGAATTGTGGAAGGATGCCACCGACGAGGTCGGCGAGGCCGTCGAGAAGCTGTATCCGGATGACAACCCGATCCCGATGATCGTGAAGTCCGGTGCCGCGGGCAACATGCGTCAGATCTGGACGCTGGCCGGCATGAAGGGCATGGTTGTGAACTCCAAGGGTGACTACATCACCCGCCCGATCAAGACCTCCTTCCGCGAGGGCCTGTCGGTTCTGGAGTACTTCAACAACTCCCACGGTTCGCGTAAGGGCCTGGCCGATACCGCCCTGCGTACCGCAGACTCCGGCTACCTCACCCGTCGTCTGGTGGACGTGGCGCAGGACGTCATCGTCCGCGAGGAGGATTGCGGTACCCGTCAAGGTGTGCGCGTGCCGGTCACCGAGGCGCTTGTCGACGCCGCCGGAACCGTCACAGGGCACGTCCCTCACCCGCTCATCGAGACCTCGGTCGCCGGCCGCGTGCTGGCTACCGACGTCAAGGGCGAGGACGGCGAGCTCATCCTCGCCGGCGGCTCTGACCTGACCGAAGCCAACATCGCGCTGCTCGTTGACGCCGGCGTGGCCGACGTCAAGGTCCGCTCCGTGATGACCTGCCAGACGCCCACCGGCGTGTGCGCCAAGTGCTATGGCAAGTCCATGGCCTCTGGCCACCAGGTGGACATCGGAGAGGCCGTGGGCATCGTGGCCGCCCAGTCCATTGGCGAGCCCGGCACCCAGCTGACCATGCGTACCTTCCACCAGGGCGGTGTCGGTGGCGACATCACCGGCGGTCTGCCGCGTGTGCAGGAGCTCTTCGAGGCCCGCGTTCCTAAGAACCGCGCCCCGATCGCCTCTGTGGCCGGCACCATCCACCTGGAGGACGAAGGCAACTTCTACACCCTGACCATCACCCCGGATGACGGCGGCGACAACGTAGTCTATGAGAAGCTGTCCAAGCGCCAGGGCCTGGCCCAGGTGCGCCGCCCGATGGAGTCCAACCCGCAGGCCATGATCGAGCGCGCGTTGCGCGAAGGCGACCACGTGGATGTGGGCGACCGCCTGCTGCGCGGCCCCGCCGATCCGCACGACGTGCTCGAGGTTCTGGGCCGCCGCGGTGTGGAAAAGCACCTCATCGATGAGGTCCAGGCGGTCTACCGTACCCAGGGTGTGGCCATCCACGACAAGCACATCGAGATCATCATTCGCCAGATGCTGCGTCGCGGTACGGTCATTGACTCCGGTGACACCGAGTTCCTGCCCGGCACCCTTGCCGATCTCTCCGAGGCCAAGGCCGCTAACGCCGAGGCCATCGCCGCCGGCGGGCGCCCCGCCGAGCTGCGCAGTGAGATCATGGGTATCACCAAGGCCTCGCTGGCCACGGAGTCCTGGCTGTCGGCGGCCTCCTTCCAGGAGACCACCCGCGTGCTTACCGACGCCGCGATCAACAAGCGCTCCGATAAGCTCATCGGGCTCAAGGAGAACGTGATCATCGGTAAGCTCATCCCGGCCGGCACGGGCATCTCGCGCTACCGCAACATCTCGGTCAAGCCGACCGAGGCGGCGCGCAACGCGGCCTACGCCATCCCCACCTACGGGGATTCCATCTACAGCGAGGAAGGCTACGGCGACTTCACCGGCGCCTCCGTCCCGCTGGATGAGGCCTTCGACATGTAA
- the rpsG gene encoding 30S ribosomal protein S7, which translates to MRKSRAPKRPIIKDPVYDSELVTQLVNKVLLDGKKSTAQRIVYGALEKCREKTGTDPVGTLDKALGNIRPDLEVRSRRVGGATYQVPVEVRPARSNTLALRWLVTFTRQRREHTMMERLANEILDASNGLGASVKRREDTHKMAEANRAFAHYRW; encoded by the coding sequence GTGCGTAAGTCTCGAGCTCCTAAGCGCCCGATCATCAAGGACCCGGTCTACGATTCCGAGCTGGTCACCCAGCTGGTGAACAAGGTCCTGCTGGACGGCAAGAAGTCCACCGCGCAGCGCATCGTCTACGGCGCGCTGGAGAAGTGCCGTGAGAAGACCGGCACCGACCCGGTGGGCACCCTGGACAAGGCCCTGGGCAACATCCGCCCCGACCTGGAGGTCCGCTCCCGCCGCGTCGGTGGCGCCACCTACCAGGTGCCGGTCGAGGTTCGCCCGGCCCGCTCCAACACCCTGGCCCTGCGCTGGCTGGTCACGTTCACCCGCCAGCGTCGTGAGCACACGATGATGGAGCGCCTGGCCAATGAGATCCTGGACGCCTCCAACGGTTTGGGCGCCTCCGTCAAGCGGCGCGAGGACACCCACAAGATGGCCGAGGCCAACCGCGCCTTCGCCCACTACCGCTGGTAG
- a CDS encoding ribonucleoside triphosphate reductase — MTSSTAPRTHATQHATCPAAEHQAATPAAPAAPTAAPAARTAAVDPGATISEYLDRSDWRVNANANQDYSLGGMILNTSGKVTANYWLDHVFSPEAGRAHREGDIHIHDLDMLSGYCAGWSLRQLLEEGFGGVPGAISSAPPRHFSSACGQMVNFLGTLQNEWAGAQAFSSFDTYMAPFVRLDRLTRDQVVQYMQEFIFNLNVPSRWGTQTPFTNLTFDWVCPQDLRDQVPFIGGEPVDFTYGDLQPEMDLINAAFIEVMSAGDADGRPFTFPIPTYNITKDFDWDSPNTEALFAMTARYGLPYFQNFINSDLDPGMIRSMCCRLQLDLRELLKRGNGLFGSAEHTGSIGVVTLNLARLGYLHAGDWEGVLSDVDTLTEVAIETLERRRTTVGELIEAGLYPYTRRWLPSLDNHFSTIGVNGANEMVRNFTGDAYDITDPQGHQMVVDLLDHLNELLVSAQETTGHLYNLEATPAEGATYRFAREDRARFPGILQAGTDAEPYYTNSSQLPVAHTPDPFAALAAQEDLQTRYTGGTVLHLYMGAAMSSPQACATLVHRALENFRLPYITITPTFSICPNHGYRSGEHPHCPDCGETTEMWTRVMGYFRPVASFNTGKKGEFHERQYFQETHA, encoded by the coding sequence ATGACCTCCTCCACAGCACCCCGCACCCACGCCACACAGCACGCCACATGCCCCGCCGCGGAGCACCAGGCAGCCACCCCCGCAGCTCCCGCCGCGCCCACCGCAGCTCCCGCCGCGCGCACCGCAGCCGTAGACCCCGGCGCCACCATCAGCGAATACCTGGACCGCTCCGACTGGCGCGTCAACGCCAACGCCAACCAGGACTACTCGCTCGGCGGGATGATCCTGAATACCTCCGGCAAGGTCACCGCCAACTACTGGCTGGATCACGTATTCTCCCCCGAGGCGGGCCGCGCCCACCGCGAGGGCGACATCCACATCCACGACCTGGACATGCTGTCTGGCTACTGCGCCGGCTGGTCCCTGCGCCAGCTGCTAGAGGAGGGCTTCGGCGGCGTGCCTGGGGCCATCTCTTCCGCCCCGCCGCGCCACTTCTCGTCTGCGTGCGGGCAGATGGTCAACTTCCTGGGCACCCTGCAAAACGAGTGGGCCGGTGCGCAGGCGTTCTCCAGCTTTGACACCTACATGGCGCCGTTCGTCCGGCTTGATCGCCTCACCCGCGACCAGGTGGTGCAGTACATGCAGGAGTTCATCTTCAACCTCAACGTGCCCTCGCGCTGGGGCACCCAGACCCCCTTTACCAACCTCACCTTCGACTGGGTGTGCCCGCAGGACCTGCGCGATCAGGTGCCGTTCATCGGCGGGGAGCCTGTGGACTTCACCTACGGGGACCTCCAGCCGGAGATGGACCTGATCAACGCCGCGTTCATCGAGGTCATGTCCGCAGGCGATGCCGATGGGCGGCCGTTTACCTTTCCCATCCCCACCTACAACATCACCAAGGACTTCGACTGGGACAGCCCGAACACGGAAGCGCTGTTCGCCATGACGGCGCGCTATGGGCTGCCGTACTTCCAAAACTTCATCAACTCCGACCTCGACCCCGGCATGATCCGCTCCATGTGCTGCCGCCTCCAGCTCGACCTGCGCGAACTGCTCAAGCGCGGCAACGGTCTGTTCGGCTCGGCCGAGCACACCGGCTCCATCGGGGTGGTCACCCTCAACCTTGCGCGACTGGGCTACCTGCATGCAGGGGACTGGGAGGGGGTGCTTAGCGACGTCGATACGCTCACCGAAGTAGCCATCGAGACGCTGGAGCGCCGCCGCACCACCGTCGGCGAGCTCATCGAAGCCGGCCTCTACCCCTACACCCGGCGCTGGCTGCCCAGCCTGGACAACCACTTCTCCACCATCGGCGTCAACGGTGCCAATGAGATGGTGCGCAACTTCACCGGCGATGCCTATGACATCACCGACCCCCAAGGCCACCAGATGGTCGTGGACCTGCTCGACCACCTCAACGAGCTGCTGGTTTCCGCCCAGGAAACCACCGGGCACCTGTACAACCTGGAGGCCACCCCCGCCGAGGGTGCGACCTACCGCTTTGCCCGCGAAGACCGCGCCCGCTTCCCTGGCATCCTGCAAGCCGGGACCGACGCCGAGCCCTACTACACCAACTCCTCCCAGCTGCCCGTCGCCCACACCCCCGACCCCTTCGCCGCGCTCGCCGCCCAGGAGGACCTGCAAACCCGATACACCGGCGGCACCGTTCTCCACCTCTACATGGGCGCTGCCATGAGCTCCCCGCAGGCCTGCGCCACCCTGGTGCACCGCGCCCTGGAAAACTTCCGCCTGCCCTACATCACCATCACCCCCACCTTCTCCATCTGCCCCAACCACGGCTACCGCTCCGGCGAACACCCCCACTGCCCCGACTGCGGCGAAACCACCGAAATGTGGACCCGCGTCATGGGCTACTTCCGCCCCGTAGCCAGCTTCAACACCGGCAAAAAGGGCGAATTCCACGAGCGGCAATACTTCCAGGAAACCCATGCCTGA